A genomic window from Candidatus Andeanibacterium colombiense includes:
- a CDS encoding transcriptional regulator yields MPALPFALRKEPQIVPEAMVISARIPQPAPIPQGNQPEGRLRSPKSFAFGPFLLQPERQLLLRDGRAVRIGGRAFDILTMLASRPGQLIGKHELIEIVWPSLFVDESNLKANMAMLRRALGESHAEPRYIATVIGRGYRFVSPVRAFGDGYGI; encoded by the coding sequence GTGCCCGCACTTCCGTTCGCGCTGCGAAAGGAACCCCAGATCGTGCCCGAGGCGATGGTAATTTCCGCGCGCATTCCGCAGCCGGCGCCGATCCCGCAGGGGAACCAGCCGGAAGGACGGCTTCGTTCGCCGAAATCCTTCGCGTTCGGCCCCTTCCTGCTGCAACCGGAACGCCAGCTGCTGCTCCGCGATGGCCGCGCCGTCCGCATCGGCGGGCGGGCCTTCGACATCTTGACGATGCTCGCGTCCCGGCCGGGGCAGCTGATCGGCAAGCACGAGCTGATCGAGATCGTCTGGCCCTCGCTCTTCGTCGATGAAAGCAATCTCAAGGCCAATATGGCGATGCTGCGCCGCGCGCTCGGCGAAAGCCACGCCGAACCGCGCTACATCGCCACGGTGATCGGGCGCGGTTACCGCTTCGTCAGCCCGGTCCGGGCGTTCGGCGACGGCTACGGGATCTAG
- a CDS encoding anaerobic sulfatase maturase: MTLPSIDRTTGIVPSTSGFHAMAKPSGPACNLDCSYCFYLEKEALFPGKKMRRMSDEVLEAYVRNTIASTPRGAPVMFTWQGGEPTLLGLDFYRRAVALQKIYAEGRRIDNGFQTNGTLIDDEWAAFLAENEFLVGLSLDGPREIHDRFRRYRSGAPTFDLVMAALERLQRHEVEYNVLACVDGNSAGHPLEIYRFLKAQGVKHIQFTPVIERLAGTRDKAIGLDLSGPDGAEGENPDAAMAPFSVKPAEWGSYLSTVFEEWSRRDVGEVFVMNFEWTLAAMVGAPGVVCVHQPTCGRAVIAEHDGTVYSCDHFVYPEYRLGNIVEDSLAAMVDSTQQQAFGRAKHETLPTQCRKCPYLELCWGGCPKHRFARSREGEPGLNYLCEGYIEYFAAAIPKLAQIARLLQAGRDPAESMSSTSRGNTF; the protein is encoded by the coding sequence ATGACTCTCCCTTCGATCGACCGGACGACCGGGATCGTGCCCAGCACCTCCGGCTTCCATGCAATGGCCAAGCCGAGCGGCCCGGCGTGCAATCTCGACTGCAGCTATTGCTTCTATCTTGAGAAGGAGGCGCTGTTTCCGGGCAAGAAGATGCGCCGCATGTCGGACGAGGTGCTGGAAGCCTACGTCCGCAACACCATCGCCTCGACCCCGCGCGGCGCGCCGGTGATGTTTACCTGGCAGGGTGGCGAACCGACCCTGCTGGGGCTCGACTTCTACCGCCGCGCGGTCGCGCTGCAGAAGATCTACGCGGAAGGGCGCCGGATCGACAACGGCTTCCAGACCAACGGCACGTTGATCGACGACGAGTGGGCCGCTTTCCTCGCGGAGAACGAGTTTCTCGTCGGCCTGAGTCTCGACGGCCCGCGCGAGATCCATGACCGTTTCCGCCGCTATCGCTCGGGCGCGCCGACTTTCGATCTGGTGATGGCGGCGCTCGAACGGCTGCAGCGGCATGAGGTCGAATACAATGTGCTCGCCTGCGTCGATGGCAATTCGGCCGGGCATCCGCTGGAAATCTATCGCTTCCTCAAAGCGCAGGGCGTGAAGCACATCCAGTTCACCCCGGTGATCGAGCGGCTGGCGGGGACGCGGGACAAGGCGATAGGGCTCGACCTGTCGGGGCCGGACGGGGCGGAAGGCGAGAACCCTGACGCGGCGATGGCACCGTTCAGCGTGAAGCCGGCGGAGTGGGGCAGCTACCTCTCGACGGTGTTCGAGGAATGGTCACGGCGCGATGTCGGCGAAGTCTTCGTGATGAATTTCGAATGGACCCTCGCCGCGATGGTCGGCGCGCCCGGTGTGGTCTGCGTCCACCAGCCGACCTGCGGCCGGGCGGTGATCGCCGAGCATGACGGCACGGTCTATTCCTGCGACCACTTCGTCTATCCGGAATATCGGCTGGGCAATATCGTGGAGGACAGTCTCGCCGCGATGGTCGATTCCACCCAGCAGCAGGCTTTCGGCCGGGCAAAGCACGAGACGCTGCCGACGCAATGCCGCAAATGCCCGTATCTGGAGCTATGCTGGGGCGGGTGCCCGAAGCACCGTTTTGCTCGCTCCCGCGAAGGCGAGCCCGGGCTCAATTATCTGTGCGAAGGCTATATCGAGTATTTCGCCGCCGCGATCCCGAAGCTGGCCCAAATCGCGCGGCTGCTCCAGGCAGGCCGCGATCCGGCCGAGAGCATGAGTTCCACTTCACGAGGCAACACGTTCTGA
- a CDS encoding DUF1254 domain-containing protein, with product MIEFTPSRRHFLAAAGIAGASALLPASIARAADDLPTLAEDAFIWGVPLVLSGRYIDLAAKAGLDFNRFYLSPDLATPSTHAAGPNIDTLYGFAWLDLAAGPQVIAVPEIENRYYSIQLLDTYGDSFSYIGSRATGTKAGAYAVTAPDWKGSPPVGVTGIAAPTVKVLVLVRTLVSGQADLPAARAVHTAYTTGALSAWPHGRLNGIARTDSINVLPVIDLSGAGAGYFDELDALVKQYPPLPADAANFARFASLGIGTGTPRSAELTAALTAAVPAGLARIQRQAFAGSTVINGWRTNLSVVPFIRDPLARAANNIYGPGGHIAKEALYFLAREGPDGQPLDGSKRYRLRFAKGQTPAVDAFWSLILYDKNFFLFDNPDSRYSFNDRSEGLVYGHDGSLEILIGADRPEGRVNWIPAPRDSFQLITRFYEPRPSVFDGSYKLPPLEIVS from the coding sequence GTGATCGAATTTACCCCCTCCCGCCGCCATTTCCTTGCCGCCGCCGGCATCGCCGGGGCGAGCGCGCTGCTGCCCGCATCGATCGCTCGCGCGGCGGACGACTTGCCGACCCTGGCCGAAGACGCGTTCATCTGGGGCGTGCCTCTGGTGCTGAGCGGGCGTTACATCGATCTCGCCGCCAAGGCGGGGCTGGATTTCAACCGGTTTTATCTCAGCCCCGATCTCGCGACGCCCTCCACCCATGCGGCGGGGCCGAATATCGACACGCTATATGGATTCGCCTGGCTCGACCTCGCCGCCGGGCCGCAGGTGATTGCGGTGCCGGAGATCGAAAACCGTTATTATTCGATCCAGCTGCTCGACACTTACGGCGACAGCTTCTCCTACATCGGTTCGCGCGCGACCGGCACGAAGGCGGGGGCCTATGCCGTCACCGCGCCGGACTGGAAGGGCTCGCCGCCCGTCGGCGTGACCGGGATCGCCGCGCCGACCGTGAAGGTGCTCGTGCTGGTCCGCACTCTGGTCAGCGGGCAGGCCGATCTCCCCGCCGCGCGCGCGGTCCACACCGCCTATACCACCGGCGCGCTGTCGGCCTGGCCCCACGGACGGCTGAACGGCATCGCCAGGACGGATTCGATCAATGTTCTCCCGGTGATCGACCTGTCGGGCGCGGGCGCCGGCTATTTCGACGAACTCGATGCGCTGGTGAAGCAATATCCGCCACTGCCCGCGGACGCCGCGAATTTCGCGCGTTTCGCATCGCTCGGGATCGGGACTGGCACGCCGCGCAGTGCTGAGCTGACCGCGGCGCTCACGGCAGCGGTCCCGGCCGGCCTCGCGCGCATCCAGCGTCAGGCATTTGCCGGTTCGACCGTCATCAATGGCTGGCGCACCAATCTTTCGGTGGTGCCGTTCATTCGCGATCCGCTCGCCCGGGCAGCGAACAACATCTACGGGCCGGGCGGGCACATTGCGAAGGAAGCGCTTTATTTCCTCGCGCGAGAGGGGCCGGACGGTCAGCCGCTCGACGGCAGCAAGCGGTACCGCTTGCGCTTCGCCAAGGGCCAGACCCCCGCGGTCGATGCGTTCTGGTCGTTGATCCTCTACGACAAGAACTTTTTCTTGTTCGACAATCCGGACAGTCGCTACTCGTTCAACGACCGCAGCGAAGGGCTGGTCTACGGGCACGACGGCTCGCTTGAAATCCTGATCGGGGCGGATCGGCCCGAAGGCCGGGTCAACTGGATTCCGGCGCCGCGCGACAGCTTCCAGCTGATCACCCGCTTCTACGAACCGCGACCGTCGGTGTTCGACGGCAGCTACAAGCTGCCCCCGCTCGAAATCGTGAGTTGA
- a CDS encoding alpha/beta hydrolase has product MKRTLLLAAVPALLGLAAAGPALAAPESAESLAAATIHYRSETIDGVKVFYREAGPADGPVVLLLHGFPTSSHMFRNLIPLLADKYRVIAPDYPGFGQSDAPDHTAFDYSFAHNADIVDTLAQRLGARKYAMYVMDYGAPVGYRLALKHPERVSGLIIQNGNAYEEGLREFWDPIKAYWAEDTPERRQAMAAMVTPGTTRFQYTDGMGDLSRISPDSWTIDQALLDRPGNSEIQYDLFYDYRTNVPLYPQFQKFFRDRRPPALIVWGRNDKIFPAEGASPYLRDLPDAEFHMIDSGHFALEDRLAEMAPLIRDFLDRRISPR; this is encoded by the coding sequence ATGAAACGAACACTGCTGTTGGCGGCAGTGCCCGCCCTGCTCGGCCTCGCGGCGGCCGGCCCGGCGCTCGCCGCGCCGGAGAGCGCCGAAAGCCTTGCCGCCGCGACCATTCATTACCGCTCCGAAACGATCGACGGGGTCAAGGTCTTCTACCGCGAGGCCGGGCCGGCCGACGGGCCGGTGGTCCTGCTGCTGCACGGCTTTCCCACCTCGTCGCACATGTTCCGCAACCTCATTCCGCTGCTGGCCGACAAGTATAGGGTGATCGCGCCCGACTATCCGGGCTTCGGCCAGAGCGACGCGCCGGACCACACGGCGTTCGACTATTCCTTCGCGCATAATGCGGACATCGTCGACACGCTGGCCCAGCGCCTCGGGGCGCGGAAATATGCGATGTATGTGATGGATTACGGCGCGCCGGTCGGGTACCGGCTGGCGCTCAAGCATCCGGAGCGCGTCAGCGGCCTGATCATCCAGAACGGCAATGCCTATGAAGAGGGGCTGCGGGAGTTCTGGGATCCGATCAAGGCCTATTGGGCGGAAGACACGCCGGAGCGGCGCCAAGCGATGGCTGCGATGGTCACCCCCGGGACGACCCGGTTCCAGTATACCGACGGCATGGGCGACCTGTCGCGCATCAGCCCCGACAGCTGGACGATCGACCAGGCCCTGCTCGACCGGCCCGGCAACAGCGAAATCCAGTACGATCTGTTCTACGACTATCGCACCAACGTCCCGCTCTATCCGCAATTCCAGAAGTTCTTCCGGGACCGCCGTCCGCCCGCGCTGATCGTGTGGGGCAGGAACGACAAGATCTTTCCCGCTGAAGGTGCCTCTCCCTATCTCCGCGATCTGCCCGACGCGGAATTCCACATGATCGACAGCGGCCATTTCGCGCTTGAGGATCGGCTTGCGGAGATGGCCCCGCTGATTCGCGATTTCCTGGACCGTAGGATTTCACCTCGCTGA
- a CDS encoding putative quinol monooxygenase: MPQLLKNFAILTALPGKADELHALIDGMIAPSRAEPGNLRYDFWADPADPGRFVLDELYVDSAALEAHRATVHFQAYLERIGTLAERTALVLDPLDVAWRP, translated from the coding sequence ATGCCCCAGCTTCTAAAAAACTTCGCCATTCTCACCGCCCTGCCGGGCAAGGCCGACGAATTGCACGCGTTAATAGACGGCATGATCGCGCCCAGCCGCGCGGAGCCGGGCAATCTGCGGTATGATTTTTGGGCGGATCCGGCCGATCCCGGCCGCTTCGTGCTCGACGAACTTTACGTCGACAGCGCCGCTCTCGAAGCCCACCGCGCGACCGTCCACTTCCAGGCATATCTTGAAAGGATCGGGACTCTGGCGGAACGTACCGCCCTTGTTCTCGACCCGCTCGACGTCGCCTGGCGACCATAA
- a CDS encoding type 1 glutamine amidotransferase domain-containing protein, protein MSKGKVVILGSNATRIETRGGYWGATGQYLNETVVPAMALLDAGYEVVLATPTGNPPTIDAASDAPAHFGGDVHAYEHAKVFYATDPSMKGRTVRSVLDEGLGNYDGVFIPGGQAPIVDLMHDQEIGEILRHFHKHRKPTAMLCHGPISAAAAMPYAREFRAALIAGDPDRAAEWAKGWQYAGYRMTVFEKAEEKVIEDTILHAKIYFDMPYALGLAGAIIDTGPDFEPYVIEDRELITGQNPRSDHPIAKALIAALDRRRAAS, encoded by the coding sequence ATGAGCAAGGGCAAAGTCGTCATTCTCGGTTCGAACGCGACGCGCATCGAAACCCGGGGCGGCTATTGGGGCGCCACCGGCCAGTATCTGAACGAAACTGTCGTGCCGGCAATGGCGCTGCTCGATGCTGGCTATGAGGTCGTGCTGGCGACCCCGACGGGAAATCCCCCTACGATCGACGCGGCGTCCGACGCGCCGGCCCATTTCGGCGGCGATGTGCATGCCTACGAGCACGCCAAGGTATTCTACGCGACCGACCCGTCGATGAAGGGCCGCACCGTGCGCTCGGTCCTCGACGAGGGGCTGGGCAACTATGACGGCGTGTTCATCCCGGGCGGCCAGGCACCGATCGTCGACCTGATGCACGACCAGGAGATCGGCGAGATCCTGCGCCACTTCCACAAGCACCGGAAACCGACCGCGATGCTGTGCCACGGGCCGATCTCTGCGGCCGCGGCGATGCCCTATGCCCGCGAGTTCCGCGCCGCGCTGATCGCCGGCGATCCCGACAGGGCCGCCGAATGGGCGAAGGGCTGGCAATACGCCGGCTACCGGATGACCGTGTTCGAGAAGGCCGAGGAAAAGGTGATCGAGGACACGATCCTCCACGCCAAGATATACTTCGACATGCCCTACGCGCTCGGCCTGGCCGGCGCGATCATCGATACCGGGCCGGACTTCGAGCCCTATGTCATCGAAGACCGCGAGCTGATCACCGGCCAGAACCCGCGCTCGGACCATCCGATCGCCAAGGCGCTGATCGCGGCGCTCGACCGCCGCCGGGCGGCGAGCTGA
- a CDS encoding response regulator transcription factor: MTEAAAPPIRVLIVDDHPMVRDGIAALLERQDDMTSVGEAADGEQAIARFRELAPDIVLMDVQMGGMGGVEAIEAIRGFAPDARILVLTTYPGDAQAVRAMRAGAAGYLLKNCIRRELLDAIRSVHVGRRALSAEVAHDLAVHALEDPLTDREVAVLRLVAEGHANKQIGWQLGLSTDTIKAHLKAIFAKLGVDDRTHAVTVATRRGYFDR; this comes from the coding sequence ATGACAGAAGCCGCCGCCCCGCCGATCCGGGTGCTGATCGTGGACGATCACCCGATGGTGCGCGACGGCATCGCCGCGCTGCTCGAACGGCAGGACGACATGACTTCGGTCGGTGAGGCGGCCGACGGCGAGCAAGCGATCGCACGCTTCCGGGAACTGGCGCCCGACATCGTGCTGATGGACGTGCAGATGGGCGGCATGGGCGGGGTGGAGGCGATCGAGGCGATCCGCGGTTTCGCGCCCGACGCGCGGATTCTGGTGCTGACGACCTATCCCGGCGATGCCCAGGCAGTGCGGGCGATGCGTGCCGGCGCGGCCGGCTATCTGCTCAAGAACTGCATCCGCCGCGAACTGCTCGATGCGATCCGCTCGGTCCATGTGGGGCGGCGCGCGCTGAGCGCGGAGGTCGCACACGATCTTGCCGTCCACGCGCTTGAAGATCCGCTGACCGACCGCGAAGTCGCGGTCCTCCGCCTTGTCGCCGAGGGTCACGCGAACAAGCAGATCGGCTGGCAGCTCGGCCTGTCGACCGATACGATCAAGGCGCATTTGAAGGCGATCTTCGCCAAGCTGGGGGTAGACGACCGCACCCATGCGGTGACCGTGGCGACGCGCCGCGGCTATTTCGATCGCTAG
- a CDS encoding alpha/beta hydrolase: MKILFIGALMALAASSSSAALAAPTKPVSIVLVHGAFVDASGWKQVYDILTHDGYEVLVVQNPTVTLEGDVAATRRVIANATKPVLLVGHSYGGAVITEAGADPKVKRLAYIAAFAPDVGESVFELATRPVPGESGPPLLPPSDGFIIVDPAKFPASFAPDVDLSVTGFMAVAQVPWGLGAVQPKLTVAAWKNKPADFMLTTQDRMVSPTTQRFMATRAKANIVEINSSHAAMLSHPAEVARFIETAAAAVK, from the coding sequence ATGAAAATCTTGTTTATCGGAGCACTTATGGCCCTTGCCGCCAGTTCGTCGTCCGCCGCACTGGCGGCGCCCACCAAGCCGGTCTCGATCGTTCTCGTCCATGGGGCATTTGTCGATGCCTCGGGCTGGAAGCAGGTCTACGACATCCTTACGCACGACGGCTATGAAGTGCTGGTCGTGCAGAACCCGACCGTCACGCTCGAAGGGGATGTCGCGGCGACCAGGCGCGTGATCGCCAACGCGACGAAACCGGTGCTGCTGGTCGGCCATTCCTATGGCGGGGCGGTCATCACCGAAGCCGGAGCCGATCCGAAGGTAAAGCGCCTTGCCTATATCGCGGCCTTCGCGCCGGACGTCGGGGAGTCTGTGTTCGAGCTCGCGACCCGGCCGGTACCCGGCGAAAGCGGCCCGCCGCTGCTGCCGCCGAGCGACGGGTTCATCATCGTCGATCCGGCCAAGTTCCCCGCTTCCTTCGCGCCCGATGTTGATCTCTCGGTCACCGGCTTCATGGCCGTTGCGCAGGTGCCCTGGGGCCTCGGAGCGGTACAGCCCAAGCTCACGGTGGCTGCGTGGAAGAACAAGCCGGCCGATTTCATGCTGACGACCCAGGACCGGATGGTTTCGCCCACCACGCAGCGGTTTATGGCTACGCGCGCGAAGGCCAACATCGTCGAGATCAACAGCAGCCATGCCGCGATGCTCTCGCATCCGGCCGAGGTTGCCCGCTTCATCGAAACCGCGGCCGCCGCGGTGAAGTGA
- a CDS encoding triple tyrosine motif-containing protein, with product MRGSEACFRKAAFLLACVVLALAVVAACPAAAGAQVAPPAFSGFKHTRWTAEDGAPTGIREIAQTPNGYLWLAAADGVYRFDGVTFDRVPAPAGSPMEYARPAAFVLSARGELWVGYAQSAGVAVYRRGHLLDTHMADPPLIVTDMVQTPDGTIWAGSSDWDNRLHRFAAGRWQRVDRRLALPGGSLSSLRVDRGGRLLVFLALLNDARSSSLAVLSPGGNRFVPSALQFGRFPRSAIDRHGNLWVSDSSGTWVLYGADGKPAPARIRIPPVPDERFATLAFDRKGGVWGSTVTAGIFYSPGAGVLRRYLAADGLTSDNASFAFADREGNIWIGGASGLDQFKFASVKREPAIPQDPIDGHRISGSADGNIYVTSRGAVYLIQPGKPPRPILRTGSDLYSMCAARAGGVWVVRASRIVRIRGASSAEQPAPPGGAEATSCAEDRRGRLWLGLGKGTLAYRDAMGWHDLAEAAVGRSRVVELVAAPAGDILLRTVAGAVWLIDADSLAPTRLPIASGGSLSMIAPGLVDSFVSGAAGLWRVRGAKAQLLDRRRFPWLSQLRGIVQTAAGDSWLLGGNSISRLSTTDLNRAFVDPAAPLGRRVFDANDGWGSTPQQTFFAGPQSAAGADGRVWFTDRVGAVYIDAQDIPRNRIAPTVLIRTLAAGGRIYRDPAAVTLPAGTRALELAYTATSLVVPQRVRFRYRLEGVDDEWIDPGTRRLASYANLGPGDYRFRVIAANDDGVWNKTGATLAFTIRPTFFESWPFQILCAFAAAALIWLAYALRLRAVTDRLRAHAAERADERERIARELHDTLLQSVQMLTLRFQLALDYLPAEEPAKPVLEAAIDRADQVIAEGRDRVRDLRTFEEYDIEKALCDSVARQAFGADVETWVASSGTPRPLAAVAFDEIVRIANEAIFNIRRHAGAGKVAVEIGYDRDFTVRIADDGAGIDPEVLSSGARDGHFGLPGMRERARKLRGDLAIGAGTGGGTEVVLTIPGRIAYKAASPGFFARFRSPA from the coding sequence GTGCGCGGTTCGGAAGCCTGCTTCCGCAAGGCGGCCTTCCTGCTGGCCTGCGTCGTCCTGGCGCTGGCCGTTGTGGCGGCCTGCCCCGCGGCGGCCGGCGCGCAGGTCGCGCCGCCCGCGTTCAGCGGGTTCAAACACACGCGCTGGACCGCGGAAGACGGGGCGCCGACCGGCATTCGCGAAATCGCCCAGACCCCTAACGGCTATCTCTGGCTGGCCGCGGCCGACGGGGTCTACCGCTTCGATGGCGTGACTTTCGACCGGGTGCCGGCGCCCGCCGGATCGCCGATGGAATACGCACGGCCGGCGGCGTTCGTGCTTTCCGCAAGGGGCGAGCTGTGGGTCGGCTACGCGCAGTCCGCCGGGGTTGCGGTCTATCGCCGCGGGCATCTGCTCGATACCCATATGGCGGACCCGCCTCTGATCGTGACCGATATGGTGCAGACGCCCGACGGCACGATCTGGGCCGGCAGCTCCGACTGGGACAACCGCCTGCACCGTTTCGCCGCGGGCCGCTGGCAGCGGGTCGACCGGCGCCTCGCCCTGCCCGGCGGAAGCCTCTCGTCGCTCCGCGTCGATCGCGGCGGAAGGCTGCTGGTGTTTCTCGCGCTGCTGAACGATGCGCGAAGCAGCAGCCTCGCGGTTCTCTCGCCGGGCGGCAACCGCTTCGTGCCGAGTGCCCTACAATTCGGGCGTTTCCCCCGTTCTGCAATCGACCGGCACGGCAATCTGTGGGTGTCGGATTCAAGCGGCACCTGGGTGCTTTACGGAGCTGACGGAAAGCCCGCACCCGCCCGCATCCGCATTCCGCCCGTGCCCGATGAACGGTTCGCGACGCTTGCGTTCGACCGGAAAGGCGGCGTCTGGGGCTCGACCGTGACCGCGGGGATATTCTACAGCCCCGGCGCAGGCGTTCTTCGCCGCTATCTCGCCGCGGACGGGCTGACCTCCGACAATGCCAGCTTCGCCTTTGCCGACCGCGAGGGAAACATCTGGATCGGCGGAGCCTCCGGGCTCGACCAGTTCAAATTCGCCAGCGTCAAACGCGAGCCGGCGATCCCGCAGGATCCAATCGACGGGCATCGGATCTCAGGCTCAGCGGACGGCAATATCTATGTGACTTCGCGCGGCGCGGTCTATCTGATCCAGCCCGGTAAGCCGCCCCGCCCCATCCTCCGGACCGGCAGCGATCTCTATTCGATGTGCGCGGCGCGGGCCGGCGGGGTCTGGGTCGTTCGCGCCTCGCGCATCGTCCGTATTCGCGGCGCCTCCAGCGCTGAACAGCCAGCGCCGCCAGGCGGCGCGGAAGCGACCAGCTGTGCGGAAGACCGCCGCGGGCGTCTGTGGCTGGGACTGGGCAAGGGCACGCTGGCCTATCGCGATGCGATGGGCTGGCACGATCTGGCAGAGGCGGCGGTCGGCCGGTCGCGGGTGGTCGAGCTTGTCGCCGCGCCCGCCGGCGATATCCTGCTGAGGACGGTCGCGGGCGCGGTCTGGCTGATCGACGCCGACAGCCTGGCGCCCACCCGGCTGCCGATCGCCAGCGGCGGCTCGCTGTCGATGATCGCGCCGGGCCTCGTCGATAGTTTCGTCAGCGGCGCCGCGGGGCTGTGGCGGGTGCGCGGAGCGAAGGCGCAACTGCTCGACCGCCGCCGGTTCCCGTGGCTCAGCCAGTTGCGCGGCATCGTCCAGACCGCGGCAGGGGACAGCTGGCTGCTCGGCGGCAACAGCATATCGCGCCTGTCGACTACCGACCTCAACCGCGCCTTCGTCGATCCGGCGGCGCCGCTCGGGCGCCGGGTGTTCGATGCGAATGACGGCTGGGGCAGCACGCCGCAGCAGACCTTCTTTGCCGGCCCGCAAAGCGCCGCCGGCGCCGATGGCCGCGTCTGGTTCACCGACCGGGTCGGCGCGGTTTACATCGATGCGCAGGATATTCCCCGCAACCGCATCGCGCCGACGGTGCTGATCCGCACGCTCGCGGCCGGCGGCCGCATCTACCGGGACCCGGCGGCGGTGACTCTCCCCGCGGGCACGCGCGCGCTCGAGCTGGCTTATACCGCGACCAGCCTGGTCGTGCCGCAGCGGGTGCGGTTCCGCTATCGGCTGGAGGGGGTCGATGACGAATGGATCGATCCGGGGACGCGGCGGCTCGCAAGCTACGCCAATCTGGGGCCCGGCGATTACCGGTTCCGCGTCATCGCGGCGAATGACGATGGTGTCTGGAACAAGACCGGCGCCACGCTCGCCTTCACTATCCGCCCGACCTTCTTCGAGAGCTGGCCGTTCCAGATCCTCTGCGCCTTCGCGGCCGCTGCGTTGATCTGGCTCGCTTACGCGCTGCGCCTGCGCGCGGTGACCGATCGTCTGCGCGCGCACGCGGCCGAGCGCGCCGACGAGCGCGAGCGCATCGCCCGCGAGCTTCACGACACGCTGCTCCAGTCGGTCCAGATGTTGACGCTGCGGTTTCAACTGGCGCTCGACTACCTCCCGGCGGAAGAGCCGGCCAAGCCGGTGCTCGAAGCTGCGATCGACCGCGCCGATCAGGTCATCGCCGAAGGGCGCGACCGGGTCCGCGATCTGCGCACATTCGAGGAATACGATATCGAGAAGGCGCTCTGCGACAGCGTTGCGCGGCAGGCTTTTGGTGCCGATGTCGAAACTTGGGTCGCCAGTTCTGGCACGCCGCGGCCGCTCGCTGCCGTGGCCTTCGACGAGATCGTGCGCATCGCCAATGAGGCGATCTTCAATATCAGGCGGCATGCAGGCGCCGGCAAGGTCGCGGTCGAGATTGGCTACGACCGGGATTTTACCGTCCGGATCGCCGACGATGGCGCGGGCATCGATCCGGAAGTCCTCTCCAGCGGCGCGCGCGACGGCCATTTCGGGCTTCCGGGAATGCGCGAGCGCGCCCGCAAACTGCGCGGCGACCTGGCCATCGGCGCGGGCACCGGCGGGGGCACCGAAGTGGTGCTGACAATTCCGGGCCGGATCGCCTACAAGGCGGCCAGCCCCGGGTTCTTCGCCCGCTTCCGGAGCCCCGCATGA
- the lepB gene encoding signal peptidase I codes for MADVPIPLLRRRWLKEFRAILVLALLVGAFQSFVAKLYYIPSGSMMPTLLVGDRLLVSKWPYGWSYTSPILHLLPFIPGRVFERLPERGDIVIVTPPAAGRRGEDLIKRVIGLPGDLLEVRGGIVILNGKLVKQEWLPPLHLRADANAPCNSIHFPGALRLDPDGRYVCVLPVKRETLPNGRTYTIIDQDMRETDFYGPVRIPEGHVFLMGDNRDNSADSRVPTERNGLGGAVPIENIGGRAEFLTFSLNGSANWNPLTWPAMFRGDRTFASLHPQRDADERSSPEAEKAPEPLGQT; via the coding sequence ATGGCTGATGTTCCTATCCCACTTCTCCGCCGCCGTTGGCTCAAAGAGTTCCGCGCAATCCTTGTCCTTGCCCTCCTGGTCGGGGCGTTTCAGTCTTTCGTGGCCAAGCTCTATTATATCCCTTCCGGATCGATGATGCCCACCTTGCTGGTCGGGGACCGGTTGCTGGTCAGCAAATGGCCCTACGGATGGTCTTACACCTCTCCGATCCTGCACCTGCTCCCGTTTATCCCTGGGCGGGTATTCGAACGACTACCAGAGCGCGGTGATATCGTGATCGTGACGCCGCCAGCCGCGGGCAGACGGGGAGAGGATCTGATCAAGCGCGTCATCGGCCTGCCCGGCGACCTACTCGAAGTGCGCGGCGGCATCGTCATTCTCAACGGAAAACTGGTAAAGCAGGAATGGCTGCCACCCCTGCACCTGCGCGCCGACGCCAATGCGCCGTGTAACTCGATCCACTTCCCCGGCGCACTTCGGCTCGATCCGGACGGTAGGTATGTCTGCGTGCTGCCGGTCAAGCGCGAGACGCTGCCGAATGGCCGCACCTACACGATCATTGACCAGGACATGCGCGAAACCGATTTTTACGGACCCGTGCGCATTCCTGAGGGCCACGTTTTCCTGATGGGCGATAATCGCGACAACAGTGCCGACAGTCGCGTTCCGACCGAACGGAACGGGCTGGGCGGCGCCGTACCGATCGAAAATATTGGAGGAAGAGCGGAGTTCTTGACGTTCTCGCTCAATGGGAGCGCAAACTGGAACCCGCTAACCTGGCCCGCGATGTTTCGCGGCGACCGGACGTTCGCTTCGCTTCATCCCCAACGCGACGCTGATGAACGTTCCTCCCCCGAAGCTGAGAAAGCCCCCGAGCCCCTGGGTCAAACCTAA